One genomic window of Medicago truncatula cultivar Jemalong A17 chromosome 1, MtrunA17r5.0-ANR, whole genome shotgun sequence includes the following:
- the LOC112420430 gene encoding hyoscyamine 6-dioxygenase yields MEKFISNRSSIKSVPEDYVFPQETRPGNFKIPINKTIPTIDLSEAQNGDRTKTIQQIIKASEEFGFFQVINHGLSLDEMKEAMSVFKEVFEKPNEYKHDLYPENNLKTCKMFSSTFKYEFDKVHLWRDTLRHPAYPLEQWQHLWPEYPTTYRKCVGDYSTKIKELGSRIMNLISEGLGLECGYFDNDNLSDSLVIQLNHYPPCPDPSLTLGITKHFDAYLITVLQQEDICGLQVLKDGEWIAVDAIPHAFVINIGYALQIMTNGKLKSVEHRVVTNSEQARTTAAFFIAPSGDCFIEPTKDLIDEHNPPIYKSYEYKELLTRFFKKHGDMDMVLKSYEEEEPKD; encoded by the exons ATGGAGAAATTTATTTCAAACCGGTCAAGCATCAAATCTGTGCCTGAGGACTATGTATTCCCACAAGAAACAAGACCAGGGAATTTCAAAATCCCAATTAACAAAACCATCCCAACAATTGATCTTAGTGAAGCACAAAATGGGGATAGAACCAAAACAATACAACAAATTATCAAGGCTTCTGAGGAGTTTGGATTCTTTCAG gTTATCAATCATGGTCTCTCGTTGGATGAAATGAAGGAAGCAATGAGTGTTTTTAAGGAGGTGTTTGAGAAGCCTAATGAATACAAACACGACTTGTATCCTGAGAACAATTTGAAGACATGTAAGATGTTTTCTAGCACTTTCAAATATGAATTTGATAAGGTTCATCTTTGGAGGGACACTCTTAGACACCCAGCTTATCCTTTGGAACAGTGGCAACACTTGTGGCCTGAATATCCAACTACATACAG AAAGTGTGTTGGGGATTATTCAACTAAAATTAAGGAGTTGGGTTCAAGGATCATGAATTTGATTAGTGAAGGGCTTGGTTTGGAGTGTGGATATTTCGACAATGATAATCTTAGTGACTCATTAGTTATCCAACTTAATCATTATCCACCATGCCCTGATCCAAGTTTAACACTTGGTATAACCAAACACTTTGATGCTTACCTCATAACCGTTTTACAACAAGAAGATATATGTGGCCTTCAAGTACTTAAGGATGGAGAGTGGATTGCTGTTGATGCTATTCCTCATGCATTTGTTATCAACATAGGCTACGCCTTGCAG ATAATGACTAATGGTAAGCTAAAAAGTGTGGAACATAGAGTTGTGACAAATTCAGAACAAGCTCGCACAACTGCTGCCTTTTTTATAGCTCCATCAGGTGATTGTTTCATTGAACCAACAAAAGATCTCATTGATGAACACAATCCACCTATTTATAAGTCTTACGAATATAAGGAGTTGCTCACTCGCTTCTTTAAGAAACATGGTGATATGGATATGGTGCTGAAATCCTATGAGGAAGAGGAACCAAAGGATTAA